The Leishmania donovani BPK282A1 complete genome, chromosome 3 sequence CCGACCCCATCAGCGCACCGGCCGACAGGGCAGCACTTCCACGATGGGAGGCGCTGTGTCGTTCTGCCTCCAGAAGCTCAACAAGGTGAGCGAGGTGGAGTACGCGCCCTACAAGGAGTATGCCGCCTATGGCGAGCAGAGCGTCCCGGTGAAAGGCAGCGATGATTCTGGCCGCTCCATGATCTACCGTATGTCGAACACGAGCGAAGAGGAGTTGAAACGCCTGCGCAACGAGTGGTACGCGGGTGGCTCCTGCCTCTCCGTTCTCGAGAACCTCTGCAAGGAGCGCGGCAAGCGCACATGCCTGGCCTACAGGAAGCTGAAGACCATCGAGAAGAACGAGACCACCACCAGTGATGGTCGCAAGAAAGTGCTGGAGACGTACGTCTTTGAGCCGGGGCAGAAGACAATGAGCTACGCCCGCTTCTGGCAGAACATCGTCAACTTCGGCCGCGGTCTCCACGAGATCGGCCTCACGAAGGGCAACACCGTCTCCGTCTACGAGGAGACCCGCTGGCAGTGGCTGTGCACCATGTACAGCTGCTGGTCGCAGGGCCTCCTCGTGTCCACTGTGTACGCCAACCTCGGTGAGGACGCGCTCCAGTACGCCTTGGACGAGACTCAGTGCAATGCAATTGTGTGCAACGGCTCCAAGGTGAAGGACGTGCTCACGATGTTCAAGGTAATCGAGGCGCCCAAGGGCACCAAGGTCATCTACCTCGATGAGCTGCCGCCCTCGGTGACGTCGGAGGAGTACGAGCTGTACGCGTGGAGCGACGTGATGGCGCGCGGCAAGAACAGCGAGGCCAACTGCCGCATCCCGAGTGGCGCCGAGAGCAAAGATGAGCTCGCGCTCATCATGTACAcgagcggcaccaccggcaaCCCGAAGGGCgtcatgcacacgcacggcagcCTCTACTGCGGCTGCATGACGATCAGTCAGCGAATCAACGACCTGCTAGGGGAGATGAAGGAGCAGGAGTGGTACTGCTCGTACCTTCCCCTCGCCCACATCATGGAGCTCGCCGTCACGTCGGTGCTCATGATGCGCGGCGTCATCATCGGCTACGGCAGCCCGCGCACACTGATGGACACCTTCGCCAAGCCGTACGGCGACCTGACCGCGTACCGGCCGTTCGTCTTCGTCGCTGTCCCGCGTGTCTTTGATAGCATGAGAAGGGCCGTAGAGGATAAGCTGCCGCCTCCGGGGTCGATGAAGCGCAAGATCTTCGACAAGGCCTATCAGGCGCGCCTCAAGGCGCTCAAGAATGGCTGCGATACGCCGTTCTTTAACAAGAGGGTTTTCGCCAATGCCCGTAAGGTGATGGGCGGCCGCGTGTACGCGATGCtcagtggcggcggcccgcTCTCGGAGTCCACGCAGGAATTCATTAACGTTGTCTTTGGCATGGTGATCCAGGGCTGGGGCATGACAGAGACAGTcgcctgcggcggcatccAGCGCACGGGCAACCTTGAATACAACTGCGTTGGCCAGGTCCTCAAGacagcggaggtgcagctgttGGACACGGATGAGTTCAAGCACACGGATCAGCCAGAGCCGCGCGgtgaggtgctgctgcgcggcccCTTCCTCTTCAAGGGCTACTACAAGCAACCGGAGCAGACCAGGGAGGCACTGGACGATGATGGATGGCTCCACACCGGCGACGTGGCCTCCATAGCTCCGAACGGCACCATGCGCATCGTTGGCCGCGTCAAGGCGCTCGCCAAGAATGCCAACGGGGAGTATTTGGCGCTTGAGATGCTGGAGAGCATCTACGGCACTAATGAGATCACTGTTCCGAACGGCGTCTGCGTGCTCGTCCACCCGCACCGCAGCTACATCACCATCATTGCCTTGACCAACGAGAAGCTGGTCAAGGCGTTCATGGAAAAGTATAAGATCAAAAACAGCGAGTTTCCTGCAATCCTGGACGACGCAGAGTTCTTGAAAATGGCGCTTCAAAGCCTCCAGAAGACTGCCCGTGACGCGAACCGCTGCTCGTTCGAGGTTGTGCAGGGCGTGAAGCTGCTGAACGAGGAGTGGACACCAGAGAATGGTGTGCTGACGGCCGCCATGAAGCTCAAGCGCCGCATCATCAACGAAAACTACGCGGATGTCATCAGCAAGCTCTTCGAGAACCAATAGGTGCACGAGCAAGTGTGTGTAGTTTGTTCGGCACCGGTGATGGTTATggagagatagagagagagatggggcGAGAgatgtcccccccccctctctctctctctcccgcctgTTCAAGCGGCTACGTGGCATGGAGAAGAGAGCGGGGATGAGAACGCCGACAGACCAGCGGAGGCTTAGCCCCGTGCGGAGACCCGGCCcttgctttttctttcgttgcccccccccgtgTACCTGTACGTGTACGTGACGGGCGCACCGGCTCTCGCTGCatccttcccccttccttgCTTCGCCGCAACACGGTTGCTGTATCAGCCCccgacatacacacacacacactcgcataCGCATCGCACGCGCGATGCCTTTGTTTtccggtggtggtggtggccctCTGTTCTCCGAGCGATGTTATCATAGACACCTAGAGCACAAGCGCTGATCTCTCAGACGCTCTCTGCCCCTCGCTCCTTGGCTCTGTTATATACACATAAAATCTGCATCATCTACTCCGTCAGACACACGTTGTCTGGCTcatcgtcttcctctctccccttccttctctgcctGTCCCACGTACCGCCCCCGCACACGATATCGTGCGtaagtgcgtgcgcgccccAGCCGCGACCGTGAACCCCGTGGCTCGTATTGCCTTCCGAGCAttttctcccctcttcctttctcgcGCTTCCATCTCTACTGGTGACTTCGCCTATCCCGAGCAGTGCTCACTGTCGCGGAGCGGCCAAGGAGAGAAGGAATGGAAGAGATGAACGCGGCGGAGACGCCGGTCAATGTCTCGCTTCGtcgagagggggggggcgtgaAGCGCTTGCGGCGGTACGTACGCGTGCGAGCACGTGCGGAGCAGAGCAGCCGGGGCAGAAGACGTGGAGCAGAGGGCAAGGGGTGAGCACGCCGGAGACATCCATCGGCTGTGCACGACACGGCTGGCTGGAATTTCCGTTCCCCgctttgtttttccttttcgctgTTCTCCTCCGTGCCCCGGAGAacggggcacacacacacgcacacactgaAAAGTGCGTGGCATCGCAGGgcccagcgcacgcacaccccactctgtctctctctctctctgtgtgtgtgtgtgtgtgtgcgttggtgCACGCACATGTATGCCAGACGACACAGGCGTGCATGTCCGCGGCACAAACGCACTTcccagagagaggggaggggcgcgagcggctgccgcctgTACCAGTACgacactctctctccctccctccctctccccctccccatctctccctcttgaAGGGACGTCCCTCCCCCGCACAGCTAACGAACTCCACTTGTATGtgtcttttccttttcgttcgCCGTGTAAGTGTATCGCTTTTACGTGAAGtcctcgccgcgctgcacagAGCAGCGCTCGCGCGCTCCCCCCAcacgtgcatgcgcgtgtgcacgagACGCACGCGTATCCACCAAACAGTCGTCGTGTCGTGGCGATGGCACTGCACCAgccgtcctcctcttccttccaTCGCAAGCTAGTAGTGTCGCTTGGGGGgatgggaggggggcatGGAAGGCGTGCTAGaagcgctgcgtgcgtgcgcgtgtgcagtcTGCCACTTCTCTCCCTtgctctgcttctctctctagGGTCTATTCGGATGGTGATCGCCTCTTTCggtttctgtgtgtgtgtgtgtgtgtgtgtgtgtgtgtgttcccAATCCTGTATTGTGCTTTCTTTCCATGCGTACGCGTCTGTgtggcgggagggggggggaagggtgtgtgtgtgtgtctgatGGGgagatgcgtgtgtgccagtATGGGCGGATGTGTCCGTCCCCGGAgcacctctttctctcttcgttcCTCAAatccttcccctccccctccccgccccgcctGCCCAAGGCTGAGGTTCCATGATGTGTGAATGCGTCGCTTGCGCAGTCCTTGCCCGGGCTTTGGTTGTTTGTATGCGAGTGTGTGGGGGGCGGCGTGcctgctgcctcctccccggTGTCGCTCTCTCGCAGGCCCACGAtcttttcgctttcttctcttcaTCTCGTCTTTTTCCcccttcgccccccccctcccccgttaAAAGCGGCAAcgaccacagcagcacgcgcccACGTGCACCGTGAAGGATGTTCCACGGGGAAAGGCAGGCCAAGGAAAGAGGGCGTACTCTTTTCGATGCCTTgtggcgtgcgtgggtgtgccgATGGTTCCATGAGTGAACCTCATGGTCTCCTgtcgcccaccaccaccaccaccaccacacttCCCGTGTCGATCTCACGAAGAGAGACACAAAACCCTTcccaccacccaccaccaccctcagCGTTCCGATAGCTCGCTCCCCTCGTTTCTTCCACTGCCTTCATTCCTGGTTCTCGGTGTgacttgctgctgctgctgctgctgctgcttgtggTTGCTGTCGATTTACGTTTATGCATCCCTCAGCATGCGCGATTCCCTCTAAGTCTCTTCGCTTGTTTCCTTTCTTGTCTTTGTCCGGTGGTGCATGTCGACTCCAGTGTGAGCGCCTCGCTGCGAGTTCGCGTTTCTcggttctctctctcgtgttAGCAATTtccactcctcctctcccctccctccgccgctgccgcttcggcgCACCCGTGCGagcgcgcagacgcgcgtaTCAGCCTGTccgtgtatgcgtgcatgcatgcgtgcgtgcgttttcGCCACGGTGCCTCCTTGCTGCCTTCtctgctctccccctccttccactCTCtcacgcgcagacgcgttGGCGGAAGGGAGGCGGGGTATGCGTGCGCATAACGAAGGCGCCTCAACGAAGACGCCATGGCCGCTGCCACTCGCCATCGCTCACCCTCACCTCTCCCCATTCTGTTCTCTCTTTCCCGCGGAAACAACCTACCCCTGAGCATCTCCGGTGCTCTGTGCTCgcctgcctgcctctctGCGCTGTCTCACGGGTGCGTGCCGATGTACGTGCCACTTCATCATCGCCGCCCATCGCCTCCACACAGAGTGCATATGCAtggaaggaaagggggaggctACACGCACGCAGTAACACACCCTGCTGGGGAACCTTCCACCCACACATACGAGCACGCAGACGCTTGTCCTTGACGAGAGGGGAACGGAGCtcatgctgcgccgcaccgcaaGACGCGCCATGGGCAACAGCCgcttcagcggcagcaaggaGCGGGACCGCATTGAGCaggagcgtcgccgccgtcgtgtgTACGACGCCGCAGGCAATCTTCAGCTCGGCGGCCTCCTGCTCATGATGTACGACGACTTCAAGAAGCCCGCCGCCATCGGCCTTGGCATGGTTGCCTTCTTATACGGTTATAGCCGACTGGTTGTGCACCTGTCtcgagaggaagaggcagagggctTGCGGCTGGACGCGCAGAGCGAGGCAGTGGCCCGGCAGACGGGCAAGCTGAAGGCAGATCGGTATCTTGTCAAGCCGAATAGGCAGATCGACGACCCCGACTTTCTCAACATCCCCGCCTTTGGCGGCAGAGGCGTCAGCTCTAGTAAGCTCTTGAGTGATGATAGCGTGAGCGGCGGGGCTCTGCATAGCGAGCGCAAGCGCAGCTGACCGGCAGTCTCACACACGGAACACGGAAGGAGGCGGCAACAGTTGTAGCCCGTATACGTGTAAAGGACTACCAGTCGCGCAACCGTCTTTCCTTTACGCGCGCATCCATCACCTTCACGATGGCCACGACCATCACCCACTGCACCGGGCTCTTTCTCGTTCtctcgctgtgcgtgtgcatacATGTGCTCTGGAGTGCACGGCAccggagagggaggcaggcaAATCACCACCACAAAACAACGTGCGAGATGGTGGAGGCCTGTGTCCTTGCCTccgccacccccttcccctgccCTTAAAGAGGAGGTGAGGGTCGATGAGGCTGTGCAGCACCCGCCCTCATACTCTTTTCGTGCACCCTGCGTCCTTAGCGGCGCATGCGTTCGGTGACGCATCAACTCGCTCGCCCACGCTTACTCTTCCTTCTCGCTGtcatctctttctctttctttctctctccaccgtcgccgtccgTCGTCCGTGGGCTTCGCCACCACTCGCTCCCACGGGGCGCACCCACGAATGCCTGTCTGCctctcacacgcacacgcaggcagagCGCTTCGTTCTCCCCTCTCGAGCACCCTTTTCCGTTTtccgtcgcctccctctcttcagCCATGCCGCGTGAGATTAAGACCCTGAAGGAGTTTCTCGCCATCTGCTCCCGCAAGGATGCGCGGTGCGTGAAGGTGAAGCACAACCCCAGCGCCACCAAGTTCAAGgtccgctgcagccgctaCCTCTACACGCTGGTCGTGAACGACAAGAAGAAGGCCGACAAGATCGAGCGCTCCATCCACCCGTCCGTGAAGAAGATCGCCGTGACGGCCCGCTCGCACGCCAAGACGAACGCCGGCTCCAAGCAGTAAGAAGACGCCGCAACGATGGCATAGCTGGtaccgtcgtcgtcgcgccaCACGCGCTCACAGGCAGACcgaaacacgcacacgtgcgcgggGAGAAGGGGGTTGTGGCACTCGTTGTCTGCGGCAGTGCCTGCCCGCGTTCTCTTCTCcatcatttttttttctcgtgcgcgcgcgtgcgtgtgtgcgtgggtgatcgccgcggcggaaGGAAGCCAGGCTTGGTCGGCCTGGCCGCTTTCCAGGCTCGGGAAACAGCGCTCTATTATGGAAGCAAGTtggcggcgaggcaggcAAGGACGGGACGGGAGGAGACGCACACCCGCCCCTATGTCTGCCTGCCCCTCTTGCGTACagttgttttcgtttttcattttcgtgttttttttcttggtgGAGcgagcgggggtggggaaggggcaTGAACGTTTGCGCTCGTGAGCGTGTATGTGCCCTCGTAAACGGAAGGGAggacggtgcggcggcggcgtggcggcgcgagcgcgtgcgcgtgagcagcagcgccctcctccctttcctcgcacacgcatacacgcagcCATGCGTGCGCACTCAAGTGTGCATCCTCGTCGTTCTACGCAAAGGAAGACAGCAAATTCAAGCATCGCAACCGGAGCACCAGAATAACAGCCGATCCGTTGAGTCGGACGTGTCATGAGTGGCGCGTGCCTCCCTCACGCGGCCACCTCTCGCGTTGGTGAACTCGGTCATCGCTGTGGGTGGCCTGGGCAGACACGGCAACGAAAGCAGcggcgtgtctctctctcttagGTATGGGAGCGTTCAAGGGTGGGTTGTCGTGGCtgatgtgcgcatgtgtgcatgtgccgctctggaagcacacacatacacataccGGCACACCAGTGCGCTCGGTCTGAGACGGCATCCTCGCaattctctctctctctggttACACCTATGCGTCTGCACTGGCCGGTGCtacgccgtcaccgtcgaAGCTTCCGCGACGTTGAGTCACTgctcacatacacacacacacacacgccccctcccctccccttccctcccctctcttgttgtcgtctctctccacacCTCAGCCGCCGTGCCCAATCGCTTGCGCGCACCGTGCGCGCTCCCCGACTCCCTGCCCTCTACATCGCATTGCCTCGCTTTTGCTCACCGTGCCATGTCCGTTGACCGTGTGGCGAGGtgcgcgcacctgcacaagGGCGGTGCGCGAtctgtggcgcgtgtgtgcgctgatGGAAAAGGCTGCGGTCAAGTGGCACTCCTCCGCCGGCTGTCATGCGCTGGGAGCGCCATGGCTGCGCAGCCTGGACGTGTCTGCGTCTCGGCGGAGCTGAGCCAACGATACTGTTGTGCCGTGGGTCACCGCATCACGGCTGCGACAAGAGGTGAGGTGCCTCTGCCCGCATCTTTTACAGGGTCGCAGCAGCCTACCGTGGAGGATCTCTTTGCGAGCCGCTTCGGCACGACCACGTTTGGCCACCGTCGGgacacctccgccaccgatgcgccaccgcctgccTCGCCAAGCGCAGGCGTGGACGCGCTCTTCACGGAACGGTTTCCTGCTCTGACAGCACAGGCTACAGCGGAGAGGATGCACGAAGTGGCCGCGTCTCACGTTACCACGAAGACACAGTCAGCGATGTGGGGTGGTCTTCGGCGGTGCTTCAAATTTCGCGGCCGCCTACCTTCGGCCCGCATCAATAACAGCATGGGTGACaggccgtcgccggcgcaaCCGCCTGCCCGCTTCTCTTCGCAGTACCCGCCCGTCGCCAACGAAGCCTCGGGGCTTTCAGCGTCTAGGCACcagcctccgccgcctgAGGTGCAGCGCTACTGGCACAGCTACCAGCTGTGGGTATCCCTGCGGCCGCACAtccagcaggagcagcaggcagtactgcagctgcgtgcaCAGGCACATGCAGCCAAGATCGCGCAGCAGAAGTccctgcggcagcacctgcaccgcACCATGTACTGGACTCTGTTTGTAGTGTGCCCGCTGCTGGGACTGCTGTTCCTGTGGCTGgccatcgacgccgctgcgtacggggcggagctggagctaCTGCCCTTTGTGAAGTacgacgaggcgctgcgggactttgccgaggcggagggccGCCATCGCCAGTTCATCCGCGGCAAGAGCAACAACGGCGtagcgaagaagaaaaacatACGCATCGACTAAGCGACGTGGGCATGCGGGGCCGCTCTTGttctgcacacacacacacacacacacacacacacacacacacacctcacTCGGCCGCACTCGTAAAACTCTGGAAGGCCTCTCGCGCGAGCCTGTGCATGACGGTTACGTGTTGTACTTCATCTTCACAAGCAGCCAGCCGGAAAGCCGAAGGAAAGCGGAACGAGCGATGGAAAGTGCGAGCGTGCGGAGTGATCTGGCGCCTCTCTTGCTTCATCTCCCTTATCGCTGTGCCgcgcccccgccctcttcccTAGCCCAAGCCATGAACTCCGCGCCTCACTTgccggccgcggcagctgacAACCCAGGTGAGGGCACCGTTCTCGCTGCCTTCTGGTAGGCGGGTATGAGGcggacagcggcgacagggCGGAAGATACCACCCCGACTCGTGCACTTCTGGCCTCTCTCGCATGCGGCAGATGTGTCCACGCGTGCAGAACACAACACAGACAACTTtggctcagcagcagcctcgtCCATGTTGTGCGTCCGTGTCTTCGTTCTTCTCTCTGTGAGTCCCCATTcatccacacacgcgcgcgcgcacatggCCGGCCCCGCCCCTgtccgctctctctctctcgctctgctcTCCTTCCATGCGcacccctcccgccctcgccctcctttCCGCTCTCACCACGCCCCTGTCCGTCTGCCTGTATgtgttgcgtgtgtgtgtgtgtgcgtgtgcgtgtgcgtggagggGAGGCAGCTGTGGCACCTTCTGCTCACGTGCCCTCGCTTCCCTCGCACCGCCCAAGCAGCCGCCGTTTCTCCCCGTCTTCTTCTTACGCATccgtacacgcgcacaagctcCTTCTTACCCCTCACCCTCGCAAGCT is a genomic window containing:
- a CDS encoding long chain fatty Acyl CoA synthetase, putative; its protein translation is MGGAVSFCLQKLNKVSEVEYAPYKEYAAYGEQSVPVKGSDDSGRSMIYRMSNTSEEELKRLRNEWYAGGSCLSVLENLCKERGKRTCLAYRKLKTIEKNETTTSDGRKKVLETYVFEPGQKTMSYARFWQNIVNFGRGLHEIGLTKGNTVSVYEETRWQWLCTMYSCWSQGLLVSTVYANLGEDALQYALDETQCNAIVCNGSKVKDVLTMFKVIEAPKGTKVIYLDELPPSVTSEEYELYAWSDVMARGKNSEANCRIPSGAESKDELALIMYTSGTTGNPKGVMHTHGSLYCGCMTISQRINDLLGEMKEQEWYCSYLPLAHIMELAVTSVLMMRGVIIGYGSPRTLMDTFAKPYGDLTAYRPFVFVAVPRVFDSMRRAVEDKLPPPGSMKRKIFDKAYQARLKALKNGCDTPFFNKRVFANARKVMGGRVYAMLSGGGPLSESTQEFINVVFGMVIQGWGMTETVACGGIQRTGNLEYNCVGQVLKTAEVQLLDTDEFKHTDQPEPRGEVLLRGPFLFKGYYKQPEQTREALDDDGWLHTGDVASIAPNGTMRIVGRVKALAKNANGEYLALEMLESIYGTNEITVPNGVCVLVHPHRSYITIIALTNEKLVKAFMEKYKIKNSEFPAILDDAEFLKMALQSLQKTARDANRCSFEVVQGVKLLNEEWTPENGVLTAAMKLKRRIINENYADVISKLFENQ
- a CDS encoding ribosomal protein L38, putative, which codes for MPREIKTLKEFLAICSRKDARCVKVKHNPSATKFKVRCSRYLYTLVVNDKKKADKIERSIHPSVKKIAVTARSHAKTNAGSKQ